One Desulfovermiculus halophilus DSM 18834 DNA window includes the following coding sequences:
- the treS gene encoding maltose alpha-D-glucosyltransferase, which produces MHQSAVILNNDPLWYKDAVIYQLHIKTFFDADNNGIGDLRGLLSKLNYLQELGCTAIWLLPFYPSPLRDDGYDIADYENIHPDYGTIQDFRNLLKAAHNRGIRIITELVLNHTSDQHEWFQRARRAEPGSPERDFYVWSETPDKYPEARIIFKDFETSNWTWDPAAKAYFWHRFYSHQPDLNFDNSAVHDALFRVIDFWFGMGVDGMRLDAVPYLYEREGTNCENLPETHQFLKDLRQYVDANYSNRMLLAEANQWPEEAAAYFGGDNECHMAFHFPIMPRLFMALWMEDRFPIIDILEQTPDIPESSQWAIFLRNHDELTLEMVTDEERDYMYRMYAKDPRARINLGIRRRLAPLLNNNRRKLELLNFLLFSLPGTPIIYYGDEIGMGDNYYLGDRNGVRTPMQWSPDRNAGFSKTNPQQLYLPVIMDPEYHYEVVNVENQDKNPSSLLWWMRRVIAMRKRFKAFGQGSIEFLFPENPKVLAFIRSYGEETVLVIINLSRFAQAVSLDLSAFSERVPLDLFSGNEFPRIKEEPYQFTMGMNDYFWFQLVQSPETDHRMHGEPIPSLTIRDRWDYLLQRNGLEILEKRILPSYLFRSHWSRATSKRLLDVQVRDRIPITSAHNHHWVLIVQAMFAEGDPETHLLALSYQECRVEERPESIPQHSVLAHLSSAQSTGVLYDGLYDPSLQQALLEQLEQRQTVLGVGGRLRFLPSPELAQVWIRPVEGLSSRVLSEKHNNLCILYDQRLCLKLYRCLEEGANPGVEMLRYLGHNGTLANVPTLAGELVYQNQPGESLSLGIFRDFIPNQGQGDAWKLTRDALYRFFEAVLTTRMSAEEIGGLPASVFDISLEAIPAPLLDSIGGPYLDLMAQLGTTTASLHSRLARPKEYPGFQPEPFSTLYQRSEYQAIRTLIRRTMHTLRRSYHHVPPDAMHLAEFVLESEQNLIALARNIIQTKIRGQKIRIHGNYNLTHVLFTGSSFAVLNFEGDPSKPLSQRRLKRSALMDVATMIGSFFYAANSGLQAFAQLHPEDHAQLKLWIEPWHRILSGIFINAYFQEAGNQAFIPTKRDQIQILLTHYLLEQALHDILYRIYTNPQGLETPLLGLQNIMAWQ; this is translated from the coding sequence ATGCACCAATCCGCCGTGATCCTGAACAACGACCCCTTGTGGTACAAGGATGCCGTTATCTACCAGCTGCACATCAAGACCTTTTTTGATGCAGACAACAACGGCATCGGTGACCTGCGCGGACTGCTCTCCAAGCTGAACTACCTGCAAGAGCTGGGATGCACCGCGATCTGGCTCCTGCCCTTCTACCCTTCCCCCCTGCGGGACGATGGATACGACATTGCCGACTACGAGAACATCCATCCCGACTACGGGACCATCCAGGATTTTCGCAATCTGCTCAAGGCGGCCCATAACCGGGGCATCCGGATCATCACCGAGCTGGTTTTAAACCATACCTCGGACCAGCACGAGTGGTTTCAGAGGGCCAGACGGGCGGAGCCGGGCTCCCCGGAACGGGACTTCTACGTCTGGAGCGAGACTCCGGACAAGTATCCGGAAGCCAGGATCATTTTCAAGGACTTCGAGACCTCGAACTGGACCTGGGATCCAGCGGCCAAGGCCTATTTCTGGCACCGCTTCTACTCCCATCAGCCGGATCTGAACTTTGACAACTCCGCAGTGCACGACGCCCTGTTCCGGGTCATCGACTTCTGGTTCGGGATGGGCGTGGACGGCATGCGCCTGGACGCCGTGCCCTACCTGTACGAGCGGGAGGGGACCAACTGCGAGAACCTGCCCGAGACCCACCAGTTCTTAAAGGACCTCCGGCAGTACGTGGACGCGAACTACTCCAACCGGATGCTCCTGGCCGAGGCCAACCAGTGGCCGGAGGAGGCCGCCGCCTATTTCGGCGGAGACAACGAATGCCACATGGCCTTTCACTTCCCCATCATGCCCCGGCTGTTCATGGCCCTGTGGATGGAAGACCGGTTTCCGATCATCGACATCCTGGAGCAGACCCCGGACATCCCGGAGTCCAGCCAATGGGCCATTTTCCTCCGCAACCACGACGAGCTGACCCTGGAGATGGTCACCGATGAAGAGCGGGATTATATGTACCGGATGTACGCCAAGGACCCCAGGGCCAGAATCAACCTGGGCATCCGCCGCCGCTTGGCCCCGCTCTTGAACAACAACCGCCGAAAGCTGGAGCTCTTGAACTTTCTCCTCTTCTCCCTGCCTGGAACCCCGATCATCTACTACGGGGACGAGATCGGGATGGGGGACAACTACTACCTCGGCGACCGCAACGGGGTGCGCACCCCCATGCAGTGGAGCCCTGACCGCAACGCCGGCTTTTCCAAGACCAACCCCCAGCAATTGTATCTGCCGGTGATCATGGACCCGGAGTACCACTACGAGGTGGTCAACGTGGAGAACCAGGACAAGAATCCGTCCTCCCTGCTCTGGTGGATGCGCCGGGTCATCGCCATGCGCAAGAGGTTCAAGGCCTTCGGCCAGGGCAGCATTGAGTTCCTGTTCCCGGAAAACCCCAAGGTCCTGGCCTTCATCCGCAGCTATGGAGAGGAGACCGTCCTGGTCATCATCAACCTCTCCCGCTTCGCCCAGGCCGTGTCCCTGGACCTGTCCGCCTTCAGCGAGCGGGTCCCCTTGGACCTGTTCAGCGGCAACGAGTTCCCCAGGATCAAGGAGGAGCCCTATCAGTTCACCATGGGCATGAACGACTACTTCTGGTTTCAGCTGGTCCAGAGCCCGGAAACGGATCACCGCATGCACGGGGAACCGATCCCCAGCCTTACGATTCGCGACCGCTGGGACTATCTCCTGCAGCGAAACGGACTGGAGATCCTGGAAAAAAGGATCCTGCCCTCCTACCTGTTCCGCAGTCACTGGTCCCGGGCGACCAGCAAACGGCTCCTGGACGTCCAGGTCCGGGACCGCATCCCGATCACCTCGGCCCACAACCACCACTGGGTGCTCATCGTTCAAGCCATGTTCGCCGAGGGCGATCCGGAAACCCATCTCTTGGCCCTGTCCTACCAGGAATGCCGGGTGGAGGAACGCCCGGAGAGCATACCCCAGCACTCGGTCCTGGCCCACCTCAGCTCCGCCCAGAGCACCGGAGTGCTCTACGACGGCCTCTACGACCCGAGCCTCCAGCAGGCCCTGCTGGAGCAGCTGGAGCAGCGACAGACAGTGCTCGGCGTGGGAGGCAGGCTGCGGTTTCTGCCCAGCCCCGAGCTGGCCCAGGTCTGGATCCGGCCTGTGGAGGGCCTCTCCTCCAGGGTCTTGTCCGAAAAGCACAACAACCTGTGCATCCTGTACGACCAGCGCCTGTGTCTCAAGCTCTACCGCTGCCTGGAGGAAGGAGCCAATCCGGGAGTCGAAATGCTCAGATACCTGGGCCACAACGGGACCCTGGCCAATGTGCCCACCCTGGCCGGAGAGCTGGTCTACCAAAACCAGCCCGGTGAGTCGCTCAGCCTGGGCATTTTCCGGGACTTCATCCCCAACCAGGGCCAGGGGGACGCCTGGAAGCTGACCAGGGACGCCCTGTATCGCTTTTTTGAGGCCGTGCTCACCACCCGGATGTCTGCAGAGGAAATCGGTGGACTGCCGGCCTCGGTCTTCGACATATCCCTTGAGGCCATACCTGCGCCGCTTTTGGACAGCATTGGCGGTCCCTATCTGGATCTCATGGCCCAGCTGGGAACCACCACCGCCAGCCTGCATTCCAGACTGGCCCGGCCCAAGGAGTACCCCGGGTTCCAGCCCGAACCGTTCTCCACCCTGTACCAGCGCTCGGAGTATCAGGCCATCCGGACCCTGATCCGGCGGACCATGCATACCCTGCGCCGCAGCTATCACCACGTCCCCCCGGATGCCATGCATTTGGCCGAATTCGTTCTGGAATCGGAGCAGAACCTGATCGCCTTGGCCCGGAACATCATCCAGACCAAGATCCGGGGCCAAAAGATCCGCATCCACGGAAACTACAACCTGACCCACGTCCTGTTCACCGGCAGCAGCTTTGCAGTGCTCAACTTCGAGGGCGATCCCTCCAAGCCTCTGAGTCAGCGCCGGCTGAAGCGTTCCGCCCTCATGGATGTGGCCACCATGATCGGCTCCTTCTTCTACGCAGCCAACAGCGGTCTGCAGGCCTTTGCCCAGCTCCATCCCGAAGATCACGCCCAGCTCAAGCTGTGGATCGAGCCCTGGCACAGGATTCTGAGCGGGATATTCATCAACGCCTACTTTCAGGAGGCCGGGAACCAGGCCTTTATCCCCACCAAGCGGGATCAGATCCAGATCTTGCTCACTCACTATCTTTTGGAGCAGGCCCTGCACGATATCCTGTACCGGATATACACCAACCCGCAGGGATTGGAGACCCCTCTGCTGGGATTGCAGAACATAATGGCCTGGCAGTAA
- the malQ gene encoding 4-alpha-glucanotransferase, which yields MSMNTRRSGILLHPTSLPGPHGIGDLGPAAYRFVDCLVRGGQTLWQVLPLGPTGYGNSPYMCLSAFAGNPLLINLELVAEEGLLTRDEIQATPRLPAHSVDYGRVQALKRSLLAAAYNRFTADPEHQQHERYASFCHVHTPWLQTYALFMALKEAHENRVWTEWEPGAAHRDPSALEAWQSRLEQEIGLHKYMQFLFFEQWTALKNYCHRHGVSIIGDLPLYVAYDSAEVWSRPDLFHLDPHGRPPVIAGVPPDYFSSTGQRWGNPIYRWTRMAESGYAWWIERFRLNLTLFDILRIDHFRGFEAYWEVPAEEETAANGRWVKGPGQELFKAVQAALGPIQVIAEDLGVITPEVDALRDALGFPGMRILQMAFGNDPKAAEYRPHNHIQRSVVYTATHDHNTSVGWFTSDPGTQSTQSREEIEAERRYVLDYLGTNGREIHWDLIRLALGSVAATAVFPLQDVLGLGTQARMNLPGSASGNWEWRFTFEQLTSGTLTRLRRETEIFERI from the coding sequence ATGAGCATGAATACCCGCCGAAGCGGCATACTGCTCCATCCCACATCCCTTCCCGGCCCGCACGGGATCGGGGACCTGGGGCCTGCCGCATACCGTTTCGTGGACTGTTTGGTCCGGGGCGGCCAGACCCTGTGGCAGGTCCTGCCCCTGGGGCCGACTGGATACGGCAATTCTCCCTACATGTGCCTCTCCGCATTTGCCGGCAACCCCCTGCTGATCAATCTTGAACTCGTGGCCGAGGAAGGTCTCCTGACCCGGGACGAAATCCAGGCCACTCCCCGACTGCCCGCGCACAGCGTGGACTACGGCCGGGTTCAGGCGCTGAAGCGTTCCCTGCTGGCCGCCGCCTACAACCGTTTCACTGCGGACCCGGAGCACCAGCAGCACGAACGCTACGCCTCCTTTTGCCATGTCCATACCCCCTGGCTGCAGACCTATGCCCTGTTCATGGCCCTGAAAGAGGCCCACGAAAACAGGGTATGGACCGAGTGGGAGCCGGGAGCCGCCCACAGGGACCCGTCGGCCCTGGAAGCCTGGCAGTCTCGGCTGGAACAGGAGATCGGACTGCACAAGTATATGCAGTTTCTTTTCTTCGAGCAATGGACTGCGCTGAAAAACTATTGCCACCGGCACGGGGTGTCCATAATCGGCGACCTCCCTCTGTACGTGGCCTACGACAGCGCCGAGGTCTGGAGCCGCCCGGACCTGTTTCATCTGGACCCCCACGGCCGGCCTCCGGTCATTGCCGGAGTTCCTCCGGACTACTTCAGCTCCACCGGCCAGCGCTGGGGAAACCCCATCTACCGCTGGACGCGGATGGCCGAAAGCGGCTACGCTTGGTGGATCGAGCGCTTTCGGCTCAACCTGACCCTGTTCGATATCCTGCGCATTGATCACTTCCGGGGATTTGAGGCCTACTGGGAGGTTCCGGCCGAAGAGGAGACCGCGGCCAACGGCCGCTGGGTCAAGGGGCCGGGACAGGAGCTGTTCAAGGCGGTCCAGGCCGCCCTGGGACCCATCCAGGTCATTGCCGAGGACCTGGGCGTGATCACCCCGGAAGTGGATGCCCTGCGGGACGCCCTGGGTTTTCCCGGAATGCGCATCCTGCAGATGGCCTTTGGAAACGATCCCAAAGCCGCGGAGTACAGGCCGCACAATCATATTCAGCGCAGCGTGGTGTACACCGCCACCCATGATCACAACACCAGCGTGGGCTGGTTCACCTCCGACCCCGGAACCCAGAGCACCCAAAGCAGGGAGGAGATCGAGGCCGAGCGCAGATATGTTCTGGATTACCTGGGCACAAACGGCCGGGAGATCCACTGGGACCTCATCCGCCTGGCCCTGGGATCGGTGGCCGCTACCGCTGTCTTCCCCCTGCAGGACGTTCTGGGCCTGGGCACCCAGGCCCGGATGAACCTCCCGGGCTCGGCCAGCGGCAACTGGGAATGGCGGTTCACCTTTGAGCAGCTCACATCCGGGACTTTGACCCGCCTGCGGCGGGAAACCGAGATCTTTGAACGGATATGA